Proteins from a single region of Leptolyngbya sp. CCY15150:
- a CDS encoding Uma2 family endonuclease, whose product MVHTTGKSLTLDEFFALPDDDKTYEFVNGQAVPKLLLSTMSPKFFHSAITGALFTLLSQWSQNRGRVCIEWALLLRWQDKPWVPVPDLTYLSYDRLPKTWVKDEACPVCPDLVIEIISPGQTFGAMTEKSTNYLLAGISCVWVVDSAARSITLFSPDSLPQTYRGDRAIATPLLPTLTITPNQVFQLAGLLDN is encoded by the coding sequence ATGGTTCACACCACTGGCAAATCCCTCACCCTAGATGAGTTTTTTGCACTGCCTGACGACGACAAGACCTATGAGTTCGTCAATGGACAAGCTGTGCCGAAACTATTGCTCTCTACTATGTCTCCTAAATTTTTTCATAGTGCAATTACGGGCGCGTTGTTTACCTTACTCAGTCAATGGAGCCAAAATCGAGGGCGAGTGTGTATTGAATGGGCACTGCTCCTGAGATGGCAAGATAAACCTTGGGTGCCTGTGCCCGATCTTACCTATCTTTCCTACGATCGCCTCCCGAAGACTTGGGTGAAGGATGAAGCTTGTCCAGTTTGTCCTGATCTAGTCATTGAAATTATTTCTCCAGGACAAACCTTTGGTGCCATGACTGAAAAGTCAACCAATTATTTGCTGGCAGGTATTTCCTGTGTGTGGGTTGTGGATTCTGCTGCCCGAAGCATCACCCTGTTCAGTCCAGATTCTTTGCCGCAGACTTATCGAGGCGACAGGGCGATCGCTACTCCCTTGTTGCCTACCTTAACGATCACGCCCAATCAAGTTTTTCAGCTCGCTGGACTATTGGATAACTAA
- a CDS encoding DoxX family protein: MIKNVKTSLKVVLGIALIVAGLNHFRSADFYLRMMPPYLPWHLELVYISGVAEILLGILLLVHRTSAIAAWGIIALLIAVFPANLQMALEPDQFPNIPEIALWIRLPLQAVLIAWAYWYTRSPSRRNIHHP, translated from the coding sequence GTGATTAAAAACGTTAAGACTAGTCTCAAGGTAGTGCTAGGGATCGCGCTCATCGTCGCAGGACTGAACCACTTTCGCTCAGCCGATTTCTATCTGCGGATGATGCCACCCTATTTACCATGGCATCTAGAACTGGTCTATATTAGCGGCGTGGCTGAAATACTCTTGGGCATCCTGCTACTGGTGCATCGCACTTCAGCGATCGCTGCCTGGGGGATCATAGCGTTGCTCATCGCCGTCTTCCCTGCCAACCTCCAGATGGCCTTGGAGCCTGATCAATTTCCTAACATTCCCGAGATCGCGCTCTGGATAAGGCTGCCACTCCAAGCGGTACTCATTGCCTGGGCCTATTGGTATACGCGATCGCCCTCCCGCCGCAACATCCATCATCCCTAG
- a CDS encoding SpoIID/LytB domain-containing protein, with the protein MNKSSPLIAMNLKLNAIAPQRLLAPILTLGRHLSLISLLVGVGTLANFAVMALPALAALEMRVAIEQDVSQVTIGSSTNAVLRDGSGQVLAEIPAMGALVAESNGGRVTVNRWTAGQVWVEPEADGFVYIGDKWYRGRTLVLPTSGGITAVNYVDLEEYLYSVVGAEMPTSWPLEALKAQAVSARSYALYQRQTSGNTVFDVGDTTSWQVYSGLEKEATSTQQAVRETAGQVLVHEGRIIEAVFHSASGGYTENVEDVWTSYRPYLRAVQDFDQNAPVYQWTETFSADQLRARITGVGNILSLQPERRTNQGRIITMRVVGDAGTRTLSGNELRQALDLRSTLFEVTPSLPNVASTGNTVPVPTSFQVQGRGFGHGLGLSQWGAREMASQGQNYQQIVSHYYTGANLAVIQVE; encoded by the coding sequence GTGAATAAATCGTCTCCTCTGATTGCTATGAACCTAAAACTGAATGCGATCGCACCCCAGCGCCTTTTGGCTCCTATTCTCACCCTAGGACGGCATCTGAGCCTGATTTCTCTCTTGGTTGGTGTTGGCACCTTGGCCAACTTTGCCGTTATGGCCCTGCCCGCTCTAGCGGCGTTGGAAATGCGGGTGGCCATCGAGCAAGATGTTAGCCAAGTGACCATCGGTAGTTCCACCAACGCTGTGCTCCGCGATGGCTCAGGACAGGTCTTGGCAGAAATTCCCGCCATGGGAGCCCTGGTAGCAGAGTCGAACGGCGGGCGGGTGACGGTCAACCGCTGGACGGCAGGGCAAGTTTGGGTGGAGCCAGAGGCAGATGGCTTTGTGTATATCGGTGATAAGTGGTATCGCGGTCGCACCTTGGTTCTGCCGACCAGTGGCGGCATCACGGCGGTGAACTATGTGGATCTAGAAGAATATCTCTACAGCGTTGTGGGTGCAGAAATGCCCACCAGTTGGCCCCTAGAAGCGCTGAAAGCTCAAGCCGTATCGGCTCGCAGCTACGCCCTCTATCAACGACAAACCAGCGGCAACACGGTCTTTGATGTGGGAGATACCACCTCCTGGCAGGTCTATAGCGGTCTAGAGAAGGAAGCCACTAGCACACAGCAAGCGGTTCGAGAAACCGCTGGTCAGGTGTTGGTGCATGAGGGACGCATTATTGAAGCCGTGTTCCACTCTGCCTCGGGCGGCTACACCGAGAATGTCGAAGATGTTTGGACAAGCTATCGCCCCTACCTGCGGGCGGTGCAAGATTTCGACCAAAATGCTCCGGTCTATCAATGGACAGAAACCTTTAGCGCCGATCAGCTCAGGGCAAGAATTACGGGCGTCGGCAACATTCTCTCCTTACAACCCGAGCGCCGTACCAACCAAGGTCGCATCATCACCATGCGCGTGGTAGGCGATGCCGGAACTCGCACCCTCAGCGGCAATGAACTGCGCCAAGCACTCGACCTGCGCAGTACCTTGTTTGAGGTAACCCCGAGTCTGCCCAATGTAGCCAGTACGGGCAATACGGTACCGGTGCCCACGTCGTTCCAAGTGCAGGGTCGTGGTTTTGGGCATGGGCTAGGTCTCAGTCAATGGGGAGCACGAGAAATGGCCAGCCAAGGGCAAAACTATCAGCAAATTGTTTCTCACTACTACACAGGAGCTAACCTAGCCGTCATCCAGGTAGAGTAA